A stretch of Sphingobium yanoikuyae DNA encodes these proteins:
- a CDS encoding efflux RND transporter periplasmic adaptor subunit, with protein sequence MKSFYLAGAASLALLLAACGGKDGGNEATAEGAAANETAAGTEKGGAEGGHAGEGVVTLGADQIATAGVQVGRPIIGGAGTIELPAIIEGDPQGTQVVSAAIAGRVVALTRNLGQSVGRGQTIAVIESREAAQIKGEVEAARARLQLANSNLAREQRLFAQRVSPEQDLIAARTAATEARIALTQAQSMVSAAGVGGGGLNRLGIAAPISGQIIARPVTLGQTVAADAELYRIANLSQVSIALNLKPEDAGRVRPGNTVLVKAAGRQATARVTFVSPALDPQTRLVPALATLDNRGGEWRVGEPVTAAVQLTGSGGSGAVRVPTTAVQSFEGKSVVFVRTPTGFKATPVQLGDASGDTVIVRSGLTGNEQIATTGSFTLKAEIGKGEASHED encoded by the coding sequence ATGAAGAGCTTTTATCTCGCGGGCGCGGCGTCGCTCGCCCTGCTCTTGGCTGCCTGCGGCGGCAAGGATGGCGGAAACGAGGCAACTGCCGAAGGCGCAGCTGCCAATGAGACGGCAGCGGGCACGGAAAAGGGCGGTGCTGAAGGCGGTCATGCCGGTGAAGGCGTCGTCACATTGGGTGCCGACCAGATCGCCACAGCGGGCGTCCAGGTCGGACGGCCGATCATCGGCGGGGCCGGGACGATCGAGCTGCCCGCGATCATCGAGGGCGACCCACAGGGAACGCAGGTCGTCTCGGCCGCAATTGCGGGACGCGTGGTCGCGCTCACCCGTAACCTCGGCCAATCGGTCGGACGCGGCCAGACCATTGCGGTCATCGAAAGCCGCGAGGCGGCGCAGATCAAGGGCGAGGTCGAGGCGGCGCGGGCGCGGCTTCAGCTCGCTAATTCGAACCTCGCGCGCGAACAGCGGCTGTTCGCGCAGAGAGTCTCCCCTGAACAGGATCTGATCGCCGCCCGCACAGCGGCGACGGAGGCGCGGATCGCCCTGACGCAGGCGCAGAGCATGGTTTCGGCGGCGGGTGTCGGCGGCGGCGGGCTCAACCGGCTCGGCATTGCCGCGCCGATCTCGGGCCAGATCATTGCGCGCCCCGTGACGCTGGGACAAACGGTCGCGGCGGATGCCGAACTCTATCGCATCGCCAACCTGAGCCAGGTGTCGATCGCGCTTAATCTCAAGCCCGAGGATGCGGGCCGGGTGCGTCCCGGCAATACGGTGCTGGTGAAGGCGGCAGGCCGTCAGGCGACCGCCCGCGTGACCTTCGTGTCGCCGGCGCTTGATCCGCAGACGCGGCTCGTGCCTGCGCTCGCCACCCTCGACAATCGCGGTGGCGAATGGCGGGTCGGCGAGCCTGTGACGGCAGCCGTGCAGCTCACGGGCAGCGGCGGGAGCGGGGCGGTCCGCGTGCCGACGACGGCGGTCCAGAGTTTCGAGGGCAAGTCGGTCGTGTTCGTGCGCACGCCCACCGGCTTCAAGGCGACCCCGGTCCAGCTCGGCGATGCGTCGGGCGACACGGTGATCGTCCGGTCGGGCCTGACCGGCAACGAACAGATCGCCACCACCGGAAGTTTCACGCTCAAGGCCGAGATCGGCAAGGGCGAAGCGAGCCACGAGGATTAA
- a CDS encoding TolC family protein, with translation MNRILAAMLAAASCATMAQAQVGPSAPVAQDAPVYTLDQAVSAAGGSAPAAEAATAGIDAARAGRTVAGLRPNPVVQGQVENVIGSGPYRGVRSAETTVGFAIPIELGGKRGARVAVANAQLSRAEIQAAIIAADVRLQVTQLYVEAVAADRRVMTARDQARIASDALRAASVRVQAGRASPLEQQRADVARINADANVERQLRLAEAARANLARRIGRPIDGLLDDTLLDRLPGVNVYGPLAPVNTTGTLALAAANADFSIAEAGVRLARANRVPDLNVGPSIRRLEATNDMAAVFSVSIPIPVFNNGRAAIAQATAQRTQADAQRRVTALDIEQAITDAQAQAANAATTARAASGPALAAAQEAARIARIGYREGKFGQLELLDAERTLAETRVAAIDALANYQNARAQVERLTARAPNGGNQ, from the coding sequence ATGAATCGTATCCTCGCGGCCATGCTGGCCGCAGCGTCTTGCGCCACGATGGCGCAGGCGCAGGTCGGACCGTCCGCGCCTGTTGCGCAGGATGCGCCGGTCTACACGCTTGACCAAGCGGTCAGTGCAGCGGGCGGTTCGGCCCCTGCTGCGGAAGCGGCGACAGCTGGAATCGACGCGGCCCGTGCAGGTCGCACAGTCGCCGGCTTGCGGCCCAATCCGGTGGTTCAAGGCCAAGTCGAGAATGTCATCGGCTCCGGGCCGTATCGGGGGGTCCGCAGCGCGGAAACCACGGTCGGCTTTGCGATCCCGATCGAGCTAGGCGGCAAGCGCGGCGCCCGCGTCGCGGTCGCCAATGCGCAATTGTCCCGGGCCGAGATCCAGGCCGCGATCATCGCGGCGGATGTCCGGCTTCAGGTAACGCAGCTCTATGTCGAAGCGGTCGCGGCCGATCGCCGGGTAATGACAGCCCGCGATCAGGCCCGGATCGCCAGCGATGCGCTGCGGGCCGCGAGCGTTCGCGTGCAGGCAGGGCGGGCATCGCCACTCGAGCAACAGCGCGCGGATGTCGCGCGTATCAATGCCGACGCCAATGTGGAGCGGCAGCTTCGCTTGGCCGAGGCGGCCCGCGCCAATCTGGCGCGTCGGATCGGACGGCCGATCGACGGCCTGCTCGATGACACGCTGCTCGATCGCCTTCCCGGTGTGAACGTCTATGGGCCGTTGGCACCGGTCAACACGACCGGCACACTCGCGCTGGCGGCAGCCAACGCGGATTTCTCCATTGCCGAAGCCGGCGTGCGGCTCGCGCGCGCCAATCGCGTGCCTGACCTGAACGTCGGGCCGTCGATCCGCCGCCTGGAAGCGACCAACGACATGGCGGCGGTGTTCAGCGTGTCGATCCCGATCCCGGTGTTCAACAATGGTCGCGCCGCGATTGCGCAGGCGACCGCGCAGCGGACCCAGGCGGATGCGCAGCGCCGCGTGACCGCGCTCGACATCGAACAGGCGATCACGGACGCGCAGGCGCAGGCGGCCAATGCCGCAACGACGGCTCGTGCGGCGTCGGGGCCGGCGCTGGCGGCTGCACAGGAGGCCGCCCGCATCGCGCGGATCGGCTATCGCGAGGGCAAGTTCGGCCAGCTCGAATTGCTCGATGCTGAACGCACGCTCGCCGAAACGCGGGTCGCCGCGATCGACGCGCTTGCCAATTACCAGAATGCCCGCGCGCAAGTGGAGCGACTGACCGCTCGTGCGCCCAATGGGGGGAATCAGTGA
- a CDS encoding cytochrome c/FTR1 family iron permease, with product MRLLALIRAMLSLRLLSALAALLIPAAAIAEPGDVQTAWRLLDYMAVDYGGAVANGRIKSTSEYAEMTEFAASVSTRLQGLPAKPERQALIQRAANLQAVIAEKGPTEQVATLAHGLAADLLRAYPVPLAPDKAPNLVSSDALFRQSCASCHGMTGNGRGPDAAKLATPPIAFTDAERARQRSVFALYQVVTQGIDGTAMQSFADLPNDQRWALAFRAGSFAFTDAQAREGERLWKSDPTLRRRIPDLKTLVALTPAALGAAIGDAKADPVLAFLRRHPEQVIQQAPGSLAVARAKLAESVAAARRGDARMAKELALSAYLDGFEPIEPTLTARDATLMGRIEGAMGEFRASIDRGASPDDLAEKVAVLGGLFDDAEAALAPDAATEASTFLGAFTILLREGLEALLIVVAMIAFLRKAERGEALRYVHGGWVSAIIAGGITWAVATYAIGISGASRELTEGFGSLFAAVVLLSVGIWMHGKAQADQWQRYIREKMSRALSGGSGWFLFGLAFVVVYREVFETILFYAALSAQGDNGMLLAGAGSAIGLLSLIAWAMLRYSRKLPIAQFFRYSSWLMAVLTVVLAGKGVAALQEAGLINIAPLADVPRLSMLGVFPTWQSVLAQLLMAVAIAVGFAWNGRDRSRSGSGSVTLGSN from the coding sequence GTGCGTCTGCTCGCGTTGATCCGGGCAATGCTCTCGTTGCGGCTGCTCTCCGCGCTCGCGGCGCTGCTGATCCCTGCTGCGGCAATCGCCGAACCCGGCGACGTGCAAACCGCATGGCGGCTGCTCGACTATATGGCCGTCGATTATGGCGGCGCGGTCGCCAACGGTCGGATCAAGAGCACGTCGGAATATGCCGAGATGACGGAGTTCGCCGCGTCGGTCTCGACACGGCTTCAGGGCCTGCCGGCGAAGCCGGAGCGTCAAGCCCTCATCCAGCGGGCTGCCAACCTCCAGGCGGTGATCGCGGAAAAGGGACCGACTGAACAGGTGGCAACATTGGCGCACGGGCTCGCGGCCGATCTGTTGCGCGCCTACCCGGTGCCGCTCGCGCCCGATAAGGCTCCGAACCTCGTCTCCAGCGATGCCCTGTTCCGACAATCCTGCGCGTCCTGCCACGGGATGACGGGCAACGGCCGTGGCCCTGACGCCGCCAAGCTCGCTACGCCCCCGATTGCTTTCACCGATGCCGAGCGCGCGCGCCAGCGCAGCGTGTTCGCGCTCTATCAGGTGGTGACGCAAGGCATCGACGGGACCGCGATGCAGAGCTTCGCCGATCTGCCCAACGATCAGCGCTGGGCGTTAGCATTCCGAGCCGGGAGCTTCGCCTTCACGGATGCGCAGGCGCGCGAAGGCGAGCGGCTTTGGAAATCCGACCCGACCCTTCGCCGGCGCATTCCGGACCTGAAAACCCTGGTCGCGCTCACCCCGGCCGCGCTCGGCGCGGCGATCGGCGACGCCAAGGCTGACCCAGTGCTCGCGTTCCTGCGTCGTCATCCCGAACAGGTGATACAACAGGCTCCCGGCTCGCTCGCGGTCGCCCGCGCCAAACTCGCCGAAAGCGTGGCGGCTGCGCGGCGCGGCGATGCGCGCATGGCGAAAGAGCTGGCGCTGTCGGCCTATCTCGATGGGTTCGAGCCGATCGAGCCAACACTCACCGCGCGCGACGCGACGCTGATGGGTCGAATCGAGGGCGCGATGGGGGAGTTCCGCGCCTCGATCGACCGGGGCGCGTCGCCCGATGATCTCGCGGAGAAGGTCGCAGTACTGGGCGGCCTTTTCGACGATGCGGAAGCGGCGCTCGCGCCTGATGCCGCCACCGAAGCGTCCACGTTCCTGGGCGCGTTCACGATCCTGCTGCGTGAAGGGCTCGAAGCCCTGCTCATCGTTGTCGCCATGATCGCGTTCCTGCGTAAAGCCGAGCGCGGCGAGGCGCTGCGGTACGTGCATGGCGGCTGGGTCAGCGCGATCATCGCGGGCGGGATCACCTGGGCGGTCGCCACCTATGCGATCGGGATCAGCGGTGCGAGCCGGGAGCTGACGGAAGGGTTTGGCTCGCTGTTCGCCGCGGTCGTGCTGCTCTCGGTCGGGATTTGGATGCACGGCAAGGCGCAGGCCGATCAGTGGCAGCGCTATATTCGCGAGAAGATGTCGCGGGCGCTCTCGGGCGGGTCGGGCTGGTTCCTGTTCGGGCTGGCGTTCGTCGTAGTTTATCGCGAGGTCTTCGAGACGATCCTGTTCTATGCCGCGCTTTCGGCGCAAGGTGACAACGGGATGCTTCTCGCGGGGGCCGGGTCGGCGATTGGACTGCTCAGCCTGATCGCTTGGGCCATGCTTCGCTACAGTCGCAAGCTGCCGATCGCGCAGTTCTTCCGCTATAGCTCCTGGCTCATGGCGGTCCTGACCGTCGTGCTGGCGGGTAAAGGCGTCGCCGCGCTCCAGGAAGCCGGCCTTATCAACATCGCACCGCTCGCGGACGTGCCACGGCTGTCGATGCTCGGCGTGTTTCCCACTTGGCAATCGGTGCTGGCGCAACTCCTGATGGCGGTCGCCATTGCGGTCGGGTTCGCCTGGAACGGGCGCGACCGATCCCGCTCGGGTTCCGGCTCAGTGACCCTTGGTTCGAATTAG
- a CDS encoding cation transporter, protein MNASTESCGCHGEPARAQTDPAYRRALLTVVVLNLGFGVAELFGGFIADSQALKADSLDFLGDGSISLIGLLALAWSARARAKVALTQGLFLGALGVGVIGFAIWRALNATAPDAELMGTIGVVALAINVVSALVLARFREGDANVRAIWLFSRNDALANVAVIAAAGLVAWTGSAWPDLAVAGLIALLFLHSAYEIVTGARRELGER, encoded by the coding sequence ATGAATGCTTCTACCGAAAGCTGCGGGTGCCACGGGGAGCCCGCGCGCGCGCAAACCGATCCGGCCTATCGCCGTGCGCTGCTGACCGTCGTGGTGCTCAACCTCGGCTTCGGAGTCGCCGAGCTGTTCGGCGGGTTCATCGCCGATAGCCAAGCGCTGAAAGCGGATTCCCTCGATTTTCTCGGGGACGGGTCGATCAGCCTTATCGGTCTTCTCGCGCTTGCCTGGTCCGCACGGGCGAGGGCAAAGGTCGCGCTGACGCAGGGGTTGTTTCTCGGTGCGCTTGGCGTGGGCGTAATCGGTTTCGCGATTTGGCGCGCCCTGAACGCAACCGCGCCCGATGCCGAACTGATGGGCACAATCGGCGTTGTCGCGCTCGCGATCAATGTCGTGTCCGCCTTGGTGCTTGCGCGTTTCCGGGAAGGGGACGCCAATGTTCGCGCGATCTGGCTGTTCAGCCGCAACGACGCGCTCGCCAACGTGGCGGTGATCGCCGCGGCCGGTCTGGTGGCGTGGACAGGAAGCGCCTGGCCGGACCTCGCCGTCGCCGGCCTCATCGCCCTCCTGTTCCTCCACTCCGCTTATGAAATCGTCACTGGCGCTCGGCGCGAATTGGGAGAGCGGTAG
- a CDS encoding MerR family transcriptional regulator, with protein sequence MMKPVMIGQLASETSTKVTTIRFYESIGLLRSAPRTASDRRTYDASDIERLHFIRNGRRLGFSVDEIRSLMGLAQNPDQDCGAASAIAAQHLKDVEERLAQLAVLRDELAMLSQSCTKARMADCRIMKAIGKGHPQADQ encoded by the coding sequence ATGATGAAGCCGGTGATGATTGGGCAGCTCGCCAGCGAGACCTCGACGAAGGTGACGACGATCCGCTTTTATGAGTCGATCGGGTTGCTCCGATCCGCCCCTCGCACGGCGTCGGATCGCAGAACCTACGATGCCAGTGACATTGAGCGTTTGCACTTCATCCGCAACGGTCGCCGGCTTGGCTTCTCCGTCGACGAGATCCGTTCGTTGATGGGGCTGGCGCAGAACCCGGACCAGGATTGTGGTGCCGCCTCAGCTATCGCTGCTCAGCACCTCAAGGATGTGGAGGAGAGACTGGCGCAACTCGCGGTGTTGCGGGATGAGTTGGCAATGCTCAGCCAGAGCTGCACCAAGGCGCGCATGGCCGATTGTCGGATCATGAAGGCGATCGGCAAAGGCCACCCTCAAGCCGATCAATAA